One genomic window of Thioclava sp. GXIMD4216 includes the following:
- the fsa gene encoding fructose-6-phosphate aldolase, which translates to MKFFVDTADVAAIKELNDLGMVDGVTTNPSLIMKSGRDILEVTKEICDMVTGPVSAEVVATEAKDMIEEGLKLAKIAPNIAIKVPLTWDGLTACKAFASEGHMVNVTLCFTAAQAILAAKAGATFISPFIGRLDDINLDGLELIEDIRTVYDNYEFKTEILAASIRSVNHITDCAKIGADVITAPPAVIKGMVKHPLTDKGLEQFMADWAKTGQKII; encoded by the coding sequence ATGAAATTCTTCGTCGATACGGCCGATGTGGCCGCCATCAAGGAACTCAACGACCTCGGCATGGTCGATGGCGTGACCACCAACCCCTCGCTGATCATGAAATCGGGGCGCGATATCCTCGAAGTGACCAAAGAGATCTGCGACATGGTCACCGGTCCGGTCTCGGCAGAGGTGGTCGCCACCGAAGCCAAGGACATGATCGAAGAAGGTCTGAAACTTGCCAAGATTGCCCCCAATATCGCGATCAAGGTTCCGCTGACCTGGGACGGTCTGACCGCGTGTAAGGCTTTCGCATCCGAAGGACATATGGTCAATGTCACGCTGTGCTTTACTGCGGCACAGGCGATCCTTGCCGCCAAAGCGGGCGCGACCTTCATCTCGCCCTTCATCGGGCGTCTGGACGACATCAACCTTGATGGTCTGGAGCTGATCGAAGACATCCGCACCGTCTATGACAATTACGAGTTCAAGACCGAGATCCTCGCGGCCTCGATCCGTTCGGTCAACCATATCACCGATTGTGCGAAAATCGGGGCCGATGTGATCACCGCGCCGCCGGCCGTGATCAAGGGGATGGTCAAGCATCCTCTGACCGATAAAGGGCTCGAGCAGTTTATGGCGGACTGGGCGAAAACCGGCCAGAAAATCATCTGA
- a CDS encoding glutathione S-transferase C-terminal domain-containing protein — translation MLVDGTWTEDWQPVQKSDDKGRFVRQVSGFRNWITPDGSAGPTGQGGYKAEAGRYRLYVAYICPWASRTLMARKLKKLEAFIEVTVVNPRLGDQGWEFGGFQRAEADPLHGASYLHELYTRADPHYSGRATVPVLWDMKTDSLVNNESADIVRMFDAAFEGLAPETPCLRPEDLETEISKASARIYDAYNNGVYKAGFASSQAAYDEAVAGVFSEMDRMEAVLSDGRPWFHGDRLTETDIRIFVTSIRFDVAYHGLFKTNLKMLRDYPALYAHMVRMLNQPGVAGTVDLDHIKAGYYAIKRLNPPRIVPKGPEDSYRLLAEARGR, via the coding sequence ATGCTCGTTGATGGCACATGGACCGAAGACTGGCAGCCGGTGCAGAAATCCGATGATAAGGGACGCTTCGTGCGACAGGTCTCGGGGTTTCGCAACTGGATCACGCCGGACGGGTCGGCCGGTCCCACGGGGCAGGGCGGCTATAAGGCCGAAGCCGGGCGCTACCGTCTGTATGTGGCCTATATCTGCCCCTGGGCCTCGCGCACATTGATGGCCCGTAAGCTCAAGAAGCTGGAGGCGTTCATCGAGGTGACTGTCGTCAATCCGCGCTTGGGCGATCAGGGCTGGGAATTTGGCGGCTTCCAGCGGGCGGAGGCCGATCCGCTGCATGGCGCGAGCTATCTGCACGAGCTCTACACCCGCGCCGATCCGCATTACTCAGGCCGCGCGACGGTTCCGGTGCTGTGGGACATGAAGACCGATAGCCTCGTGAATAACGAGAGCGCCGATATCGTCCGTATGTTCGACGCAGCCTTCGAAGGGCTTGCCCCCGAGACCCCGTGCCTGCGCCCCGAGGATCTTGAGACAGAGATCTCCAAGGCATCTGCCCGCATTTATGACGCCTATAATAACGGGGTCTATAAGGCGGGGTTTGCCAGCTCTCAGGCGGCCTATGACGAGGCCGTGGCCGGTGTTTTCTCCGAGATGGACCGGATGGAAGCCGTGTTGTCGGATGGCCGCCCGTGGTTTCACGGCGACCGCCTGACCGAGACCGATATCCGGATCTTCGTCACCTCGATCCGCTTTGACGTGGCCTATCACGGGCTCTTCAAGACCAACCTGAAGATGCTGCGCGACTACCCTGCGCTTTACGCCCATATGGTGCGGATGCTGAACCAGCCGGGCGTGGCCGGTACGGTCGATCTGGATCACATCAAGGCGGGCTATTACGCGATCAAACGGCTTAACCCGCCGCGTATCGTGCCGAAGGGGCCGGAAGACAGCTATCGCCTGCTGGCCGAGGCGCGCGGGCGCTAA
- a CDS encoding DUF484 family protein → MTQAGLAQILREKILSEPDLVLDDPAVMQVLVGAGGAARDDRVVDLRSVALRRLEMRLDRLEDTHRSVIAAAYDNLAGTTQVHRAVLALLGPFDRVPSHPEPSGFRGFLEALQGEVTEILEVDTLRLVLETHHSEADPALRHLGNVLCLAEPGFAGEYMRAAGMAVPERVVLRRVVPAGSPVHACGSGRVGEILSEAVIALDLGRGRLPAMLVLGSVDPQRFRLSQGTELLGFFGAVFERMMQRFLG, encoded by the coding sequence ATGACACAGGCCGGTTTGGCGCAAATTCTACGCGAGAAAATTCTGTCCGAGCCAGACCTTGTTCTGGATGATCCCGCCGTGATGCAGGTGCTTGTCGGGGCGGGCGGAGCCGCGCGGGATGATAGGGTTGTCGACCTGCGATCGGTGGCGCTGCGGCGGCTCGAGATGCGGCTCGACCGGCTCGAGGATACCCATCGCTCGGTCATCGCTGCCGCCTATGACAACCTTGCCGGCACCACTCAGGTGCATCGTGCGGTGCTGGCGCTTCTGGGGCCGTTCGATCGGGTCCCCTCCCATCCGGAGCCCTCCGGTTTTCGCGGGTTTCTGGAGGCGCTGCAGGGCGAGGTGACAGAGATTCTGGAGGTCGACACCCTCCGGCTGGTGCTGGAAACCCATCACTCCGAGGCTGATCCGGCGTTACGGCATCTGGGGAATGTCCTGTGTCTGGCCGAACCGGGCTTTGCCGGTGAATATATGCGCGCCGCAGGAATGGCTGTGCCCGAGCGTGTCGTGCTGCGCAGGGTCGTTCCGGCGGGAAGCCCTGTTCATGCCTGTGGATCGGGCAGGGTCGGGGAGATCCTCTCGGAGGCGGTGATCGCGCTGGATCTGGGCAGGGGGCGGTTGCCGGCCATGCTGGTGCTGGGATCTGTCGATCCCCAGCGGTTCAGGCTGTCACAGGGGACAGAGCTTCTTGGGTTTTTCGGTGCCGTTTTCGA
- a CDS encoding DoxX family protein, whose product MAHIALDNAAAPAKPDTTSRLAPLGILGLRLTTGALFVTHGLIKYFIFTPAGTAGYFQSLGLPGWVGLLTMTAEFFGGLALIFGLLPRLVSALFVPLLLGAAMAAHIANGFTFSNAGGGWEYPVMWAAVMGMMALLGDGAAALFPTHRLFRR is encoded by the coding sequence ATGGCACATATCGCACTCGATAACGCAGCCGCTCCGGCCAAGCCTGACACCACCAGCCGCCTTGCTCCGCTGGGCATTCTGGGGCTTCGCCTGACGACGGGGGCTTTGTTCGTGACCCACGGGCTGATCAAATATTTCATCTTCACCCCCGCAGGCACCGCCGGCTACTTCCAGAGCCTCGGCCTGCCGGGCTGGGTAGGTCTGCTGACCATGACGGCGGAGTTCTTTGGTGGTCTGGCCCTGATTTTCGGCCTGTTGCCGCGTCTCGTTTCGGCGCTCTTCGTGCCGCTGCTTCTGGGGGCTGCGATGGCCGCCCATATCGCCAATGGCTTCACCTTCTCCAATGCCGGTGGCGGCTGGGAATATCCGGTAATGTGGGCCGCCGTCATGGGCATGATGGCCCTGCTGGGGGATGGCGCGGCTGCCTTGTTCCCGACGCATCGCCTGTTCCGTCGCTGA
- a CDS encoding SDR family oxidoreductase, which produces MDLHIRGRRALITGASGGMGHETAKLLAEEKVDLVLTDLDQKKLDAVAEPLGAKAVAADLSTPEGVDTLIDTIGTDFDIWVHATGVTGAKGDPLQMTEEDWAEALNIDFLSAVRLARHIGPAMIRGGWGRMVFVTSENVAQPYADETVYNCAKSALLSFSKSIALAHSSKGVMANCVAPAFIETPMTDGMMEKRSKELGVSKDEAIQSFLKEERPFLKLGRRGKPEEVAPVIALLCSERASFVTGANWRVDGGSVGSIEV; this is translated from the coding sequence ATGGATCTGCACATCAGGGGACGGCGCGCGCTGATTACCGGAGCATCGGGGGGCATGGGGCACGAGACCGCCAAGCTTCTGGCCGAGGAAAAGGTCGATCTTGTCCTGACCGATCTCGATCAGAAAAAGCTTGATGCCGTGGCCGAGCCGCTGGGGGCGAAGGCCGTGGCTGCCGATCTTTCGACACCCGAAGGGGTGGACACGCTGATCGACACAATCGGCACCGATTTCGACATCTGGGTTCATGCGACCGGTGTGACGGGGGCCAAGGGCGATCCGTTACAGATGACGGAAGAGGATTGGGCCGAAGCGCTGAATATCGACTTCCTGTCTGCCGTGCGTCTGGCCCGCCATATCGGGCCCGCGATGATCAGGGGCGGTTGGGGACGGATGGTCTTTGTGACCTCGGAGAATGTCGCCCAGCCCTATGCGGATGAAACCGTTTATAACTGTGCGAAATCGGCGCTGCTGAGCTTCTCGAAATCCATTGCGCTGGCGCATTCCTCCAAGGGGGTGATGGCGAATTGTGTGGCCCCTGCTTTCATCGAAACCCCGATGACCGACGGGATGATGGAGAAACGTTCGAAAGAGCTTGGCGTGTCGAAGGACGAGGCGATCCAGAGCTTCCTGAAGGAAGAACGTCCCTTCCTGAAGCTGGGGCGTCGCGGTAAGCCCGAAGAGGTCGCTCCCGTGATCGCGCTTCTGTGCTCGGAAAGGGCGAGCTTTGTCACCGGAGCGAACTGGCGGGTCGATGGTGGCTCGGTGGGCTCGATCGAGGTGTAA
- a CDS encoding VOC family protein has translation MATSDAPIEVGHVTLTVHDLKSVGAFYENVLGLARLSSDGTVARYGADGRVLVELRADRAARKASHREAGLFHTAFLMPSRRALADWLDNAVARRAPLQGASDHSVSEAIYLADPEGNGVEVYVDRPRDQWIRMGDQIHMVTEPLDLQDLHNQRSGKWFGAPKGMTIGHVHLQVGGLVPAMDFYGERLGLSVMNDYPGAKFFGWGGYHHHIATNIWNSRGAGAVSRPATGLSGLTLRGEAKALAALGGAATLVDPWGLPVTLKAKEMANAR, from the coding sequence ATGGCAACGAGTGACGCACCGATCGAGGTCGGCCATGTCACCCTCACGGTCCACGACCTGAAATCCGTGGGCGCATTCTATGAAAACGTGCTGGGTCTGGCGCGTCTGTCATCGGATGGCACGGTGGCCCGCTATGGCGCGGATGGGCGCGTGCTGGTCGAGTTGCGGGCGGATCGTGCGGCCCGCAAGGCCAGCCACCGCGAGGCGGGGCTGTTCCACACGGCCTTCCTGATGCCCTCGCGCCGTGCGCTTGCCGATTGGCTGGATAATGCGGTGGCGCGTCGGGCACCTTTGCAGGGCGCATCCGACCATTCGGTGTCCGAGGCGATCTATCTGGCCGATCCCGAGGGCAATGGCGTCGAGGTCTATGTCGACCGCCCGCGAGATCAGTGGATCCGCATGGGAGACCAGATCCATATGGTGACCGAGCCGCTGGATCTGCAGGATCTGCACAACCAGCGTTCGGGCAAATGGTTTGGCGCCCCCAAGGGGATGACCATTGGCCATGTGCATCTGCAGGTGGGTGGGCTTGTGCCCGCGATGGATTTCTATGGCGAGCGTTTGGGGCTTTCGGTGATGAACGACTATCCGGGAGCGAAGTTCTTCGGTTGGGGCGGCTATCACCACCATATCGCCACCAACATCTGGAATTCGCGGGGCGCAGGGGCCGTTTCGCGCCCCGCCACCGGCCTGTCAGGGCTGACCCTGCGCGGTGAGGCCAAAGCCCTGGCAGCGCTGGGCGGTGCTGCCACACTGGTGGACCCTTGGGGGCTGCCGGTGACACTGAAAGCCAAGGAGATGGCCAATGCTCGTTGA
- a CDS encoding MacB family efflux pump subunit, giving the protein MALIEISNIRRAFAAGDQEVTVLHDIDLSIEAGEMVAIIGQSGSGKSTLMNILGCLDRPNGGSYRFDGAEVGQMSDEELAELRRAHFGFIFQRYQLMPELDAVENAEIPAVYRGMSRGARRQRAQDLLTRLGLGDRLGNRPGALSGGQQQRVSVARALMNGGEVILADEPTGALDSQSGKDLMALLQELHAEGHTVIIVTHDPEIAAQTERVIEIRDGCIIDDTRKAPLRQSTRMTPPHEGAGGISVWLDRLREAARMAMKSIAAHKLRSFLTMLGIIIGITSVVSVVALGNGSQQKVLENIASIGTSTISIRPGTGFGDRRANRVETLVGGDATALESLSLAQSVSPEVSETANVLHGNVTASASVNGVTAGYFDLGAYKVTKGAVFDESDVTNRTQVAVLDTDAAETFFGTDNPIGQRVLIGRIPLQVIGVVESSGASFGPQSIKIFTPYTTMMVRVTGADTVDSITVQVNDGYDMDQAETEISNLLEQRHGTVDFFLTNSDTIRETIQSTSKTLTYLISAIAVISLIVGGIGVMNIMLVSVTERTKEIGIRKAVGARRSDITAQFLIEAVMVCILGGALGVGLAFAIGEVIGILSPSTRLVYSGTTIAAAFTSATLIGIIFGYLPARSASRLDPVVALARE; this is encoded by the coding sequence ATGGCATTGATCGAAATTTCCAATATCCGCCGCGCCTTCGCGGCAGGCGATCAGGAAGTGACCGTTCTGCATGATATCGACCTCAGCATCGAGGCGGGCGAAATGGTGGCGATCATCGGGCAGTCCGGCTCGGGGAAATCGACCCTGATGAACATTCTGGGCTGCCTCGACCGTCCGAATGGCGGCAGCTACCGGTTTGACGGTGCCGAAGTCGGCCAGATGTCGGATGAGGAACTGGCCGAACTTCGCCGCGCGCATTTCGGCTTCATCTTCCAGCGCTACCAGTTGATGCCCGAACTGGATGCCGTGGAAAATGCCGAGATCCCTGCTGTTTACCGTGGCATGTCACGTGGCGCACGGCGCCAGCGGGCACAGGATCTGCTGACACGGCTGGGGCTTGGCGACAGGCTCGGCAACCGCCCCGGCGCACTGTCGGGCGGGCAGCAACAACGGGTCTCGGTGGCCCGCGCCCTGATGAATGGCGGCGAGGTGATCCTTGCTGACGAACCGACCGGCGCCCTGGACAGCCAGTCCGGCAAGGACCTGATGGCGCTCTTGCAGGAACTGCATGCCGAGGGTCATACCGTCATCATCGTGACCCACGATCCCGAAATCGCGGCCCAGACCGAGCGGGTGATCGAAATCCGTGACGGGTGCATCATCGACGACACCCGCAAGGCCCCGCTGCGCCAAAGCACAAGGATGACACCGCCGCATGAGGGCGCAGGCGGCATCAGCGTCTGGCTCGACCGGCTGCGCGAGGCCGCCCGCATGGCGATGAAATCCATCGCCGCCCATAAGCTGCGGTCCTTCCTGACCATGCTGGGCATCATCATCGGCATCACCTCGGTGGTCTCGGTGGTGGCTTTGGGCAATGGCTCGCAACAGAAGGTGCTGGAAAACATCGCCTCTATCGGCACCTCGACCATCTCGATCCGTCCGGGCACGGGCTTTGGCGACAGGCGTGCCAATCGGGTGGAAACACTGGTGGGCGGCGATGCCACGGCGCTGGAAAGCCTGTCGCTGGCACAAAGCGTATCGCCGGAAGTTTCGGAAACGGCCAATGTCCTGCATGGCAATGTGACGGCCTCCGCCTCGGTCAACGGGGTAACGGCGGGCTATTTCGACTTGGGCGCCTATAAGGTGACCAAGGGGGCGGTGTTTGACGAAAGCGATGTCACCAACCGCACGCAGGTCGCGGTGCTGGACACGGACGCCGCCGAGACCTTCTTTGGCACCGACAACCCCATCGGCCAGCGCGTGCTGATCGGGCGCATCCCGCTGCAGGTGATCGGTGTGGTGGAAAGTTCGGGCGCAAGTTTCGGACCGCAATCGATCAAGATTTTCACCCCCTACACCACAATGATGGTGCGGGTGACCGGCGCCGACACGGTGGATTCGATCACCGTTCAGGTCAATGACGGCTACGATATGGATCAGGCCGAAACCGAGATCAGCAACCTTCTGGAACAGCGCCACGGCACGGTGGACTTCTTCCTGACCAACTCGGACACGATCCGCGAAACGATCCAGTCCACCTCGAAGACGCTGACCTATCTGATCTCGGCCATCGCGGTGATCTCGCTGATCGTGGGCGGGATCGGGGTGATGAACATCATGCTGGTCTCGGTCACCGAGCGCACCAAGGAGATCGGCATCCGTAAAGCGGTGGGCGCGCGACGGTCCGATATTACCGCGCAATTCTTGATCGAAGCGGTGATGGTCTGCATATTAGGCGGGGCGCTGGGGGTCGGGCTGGCCTTTGCCATTGGCGAAGTTATCGGCATTCTCTCACCCAGCACGCGGCTGGTCTATTCGGGCACGACCATTGCTGCGGCCTTCACCTCGGCCACGCTGATCGGGATCATCTTCGGCTACCTGCCTGCCCGCTCGGCCTCGCGGCTGGATCCGGTGGTGGCGCTTGCCCGAGAGTGA
- a CDS encoding primosomal protein N', whose translation MSGQDWFTDGARVSVLTAEPVGRPLDYLAPEGGCWAGAFVMVPLGPRKVLGVVWGAGDGDFAAAKLRRVLQVMDVQPMKAEMRQFLMRMAAYTMTPLPQVLRLATRAPGLFDAPGLRKIYRLGAGEPSRMTDARARVLEVLRDHGGAGFQLGELAALAGVTTSVVKGMLTSGAVVEADVPRDAPFARLDPSLPGKVLSEAQRAAVARLEDGSGGFAPVLLKGVTGSGKTEVYLEAVADCLRQGRQALVLLPEIALSSEFLARVEARFGAKPGEWHSGVTQTERRRLWKATASGEVQMVAGARSALFLPFRDLGLIVVDEEHDTSYKQEEGVLYNARDMAVLRASLCGAQVVLASATPSLETWANAESGKYARVDLGARFGASKLPEMRPIDMRNESIESQHWIGPTLVGAVIERVRRGEQAMLFLNRRGYAPVTICRACGHQIGCDHCDARMVEHRFMKQLVCHQCGETKPIPTQCPNCKVEGKLAPVGPGVERLAEEVRERFPDSRMAVLSSDLFTTARALKEAISDIANGGADIIIGTQIVAKGHNFPKLSLVGVIDADLGLQGSDLRAAERTFQLMRQVAGRAGRAETEGLALLQTYQPEHPVIRAILGGDEEAFWRAEAAQRQAQHVPPYGRMAGIILSGPDLKPLFDIGEALSRQSGPLREIEATVYGPAPAPVARVRGRHRVRLLVKADKRAPLQAALARWVAQVRLPNNVRLAIDIDPQSFM comes from the coding sequence ATGAGCGGGCAGGACTGGTTTACGGACGGGGCACGGGTCTCGGTTCTGACGGCGGAGCCGGTCGGGCGGCCACTGGATTATCTGGCGCCTGAAGGGGGCTGTTGGGCGGGCGCCTTTGTCATGGTGCCTTTGGGGCCGCGCAAGGTCTTGGGCGTTGTCTGGGGGGCGGGCGATGGGGATTTTGCCGCGGCCAAGTTGCGGCGCGTTTTACAGGTGATGGATGTGCAGCCGATGAAGGCAGAGATGCGGCAGTTCCTGATGAGGATGGCTGCCTATACGATGACGCCCCTGCCGCAGGTTTTGCGGCTGGCCACCCGTGCGCCGGGGCTGTTTGACGCGCCGGGGCTGCGCAAGATCTACCGTCTTGGGGCGGGCGAGCCGTCGCGGATGACCGATGCGCGGGCGCGGGTGTTAGAGGTTTTGCGCGACCATGGCGGGGCGGGCTTTCAGTTGGGAGAACTGGCCGCTTTGGCGGGGGTGACGACATCCGTGGTGAAAGGGATGCTGACCTCTGGCGCGGTGGTGGAGGCGGATGTGCCGCGCGATGCGCCCTTTGCGCGGCTTGATCCGTCCTTGCCGGGAAAGGTGCTATCCGAGGCGCAAAGGGCCGCTGTGGCACGGCTGGAGGATGGGTCTGGTGGGTTTGCGCCGGTTTTGCTGAAGGGTGTGACGGGCTCGGGCAAGACGGAAGTTTATCTGGAAGCGGTGGCCGATTGTCTGCGGCAGGGGCGGCAGGCTTTGGTGCTTTTGCCAGAGATTGCCTTGTCATCGGAGTTTCTCGCCCGGGTGGAGGCGCGGTTTGGCGCGAAACCGGGCGAGTGGCATTCGGGCGTGACCCAGACCGAGCGGCGACGGTTGTGGAAGGCCACGGCCTCGGGCGAGGTGCAGATGGTGGCGGGGGCGCGTTCGGCGCTATTTCTGCCCTTCCGCGACTTGGGGCTGATCGTGGTGGATGAGGAGCATGACACCTCCTACAAGCAGGAGGAGGGTGTGTTGTATAACGCCCGCGATATGGCGGTATTGCGGGCATCCCTGTGTGGGGCGCAGGTGGTGCTGGCTTCGGCCACGCCATCGCTCGAGACCTGGGCCAATGCCGAGAGCGGCAAATATGCGCGGGTCGATCTGGGCGCGCGGTTTGGCGCCTCCAAGCTGCCCGAGATGCGGCCCATCGACATGCGCAACGAGAGCATCGAGAGCCAGCACTGGATCGGCCCGACGTTGGTGGGCGCGGTGATCGAGCGGGTGCGCCGTGGCGAGCAGGCGATGCTGTTTCTCAACCGTCGCGGCTATGCGCCGGTGACGATCTGTCGGGCCTGCGGGCATCAGATCGGCTGTGACCATTGCGATGCGCGGATGGTGGAGCATCGTTTCATGAAGCAGCTGGTCTGCCATCAATGCGGCGAGACGAAACCGATCCCCACGCAATGTCCTAATTGCAAGGTCGAGGGCAAGCTGGCGCCCGTTGGCCCCGGTGTCGAGCGTCTGGCCGAGGAGGTGCGCGAGCGTTTCCCCGACAGCCGGATGGCAGTGCTTTCGTCTGATCTCTTCACCACCGCGCGGGCGCTGAAGGAGGCGATTTCTGATATTGCCAATGGCGGGGCGGATATCATCATCGGCACGCAGATCGTGGCCAAGGGGCATAACTTCCCGAAGCTGTCGCTGGTGGGGGTGATTGATGCCGATCTGGGGCTGCAGGGGTCCGACCTGCGCGCCGCCGAGCGGACTTTCCAGCTGATGCGGCAGGTGGCGGGCCGTGCGGGCCGCGCCGAGACCGAGGGGCTGGCGCTTTTGCAGACCTATCAGCCCGAGCATCCGGTGATCCGTGCGATTCTGGGCGGCGATGAGGAAGCCTTCTGGCGCGCCGAGGCCGCCCAGCGTCAGGCGCAGCATGTGCCGCCCTATGGGCGGATGGCGGGGATCATCCTCTCGGGACCGGATCTGAAGCCGCTGTTTGACATTGGCGAGGCGCTTTCGCGCCAGTCGGGGCCTTTGCGCGAGATCGAGGCCACCGTCTATGGCCCTGCCCCCGCCCCTGTGGCACGCGTGCGCGGACGGCACCGCGTGCGGCTGCTGGTGAAGGCCGACAAGCGGGCACCTTTGCAAGCGGCCCTTGCGCGTTGGGTGGCACAGGTGCGCCTGCCCAATAATGTGCGCCTTGCGATCGACATCGACCCGCAAAGCTTCATGTGA
- a CDS encoding efflux RND transporter periplasmic adaptor subunit produces MTQRLKITRAKLISLAGILLIAAGVFAWFHSHSNAAQESEVQTVTVARANVQKTVLATGLIEADDLVSVGARTSGQIETLAVEIGDTVKSGDLIAQIDSLEQQNTVAQAKADLDEIDAEITSKEAEIKVAQLDVTRQTGLNSQKLSATSDLETAQATLDMAKAGLVSLQAQRARAVIEVSSAELDLDRTKITAPIDGTVVAIVNGEGTTVNASQDAPTIVKLAKLDKMQIKAEISEADVINVKAGQKVEFSLLGDPDKTYSATLDKVEPAPSSIEDDDDIDTDSAIYYDALFTVDNPDGLLRIGMSANVTIIIDEADDALTLPVSALPPKGPDGKYRVQVIGANDKHEMRAITVGLENSTTAAITDGLSEGDKVVQMTAPTGPPPSDNSQRRGGPGGGPPMMGM; encoded by the coding sequence ATGACGCAAAGACTGAAAATCACTCGCGCGAAGCTGATATCTCTTGCAGGTATCCTCCTGATCGCGGCAGGCGTTTTTGCGTGGTTCCACAGCCATAGCAATGCCGCTCAGGAGAGCGAGGTGCAGACCGTGACCGTCGCGCGCGCCAATGTGCAGAAGACGGTTCTGGCGACGGGGCTTATCGAAGCGGATGATCTGGTTTCGGTCGGGGCGCGGACCTCGGGGCAGATCGAGACGCTGGCGGTGGAGATCGGCGATACGGTCAAGTCCGGTGATCTGATCGCCCAGATCGACAGTCTCGAACAGCAGAACACGGTGGCGCAGGCCAAGGCCGATCTGGACGAGATCGATGCAGAGATCACCTCGAAGGAAGCCGAGATCAAGGTGGCGCAACTGGATGTCACGCGCCAGACGGGGCTGAATTCGCAAAAGCTCTCGGCCACCTCCGATCTGGAAACCGCGCAGGCCACGCTGGATATGGCCAAGGCGGGGCTGGTCTCGTTGCAGGCACAACGCGCCCGTGCGGTGATCGAGGTCTCCTCTGCCGAACTGGATCTGGACCGTACCAAGATCACCGCGCCGATTGACGGAACGGTGGTCGCCATCGTCAATGGCGAGGGCACCACGGTGAATGCCAGTCAGGATGCGCCGACAATCGTCAAGCTGGCCAAGCTCGACAAGATGCAGATCAAGGCCGAGATCTCCGAAGCCGATGTGATCAATGTCAAAGCGGGCCAGAAGGTCGAGTTCTCGCTGCTGGGCGATCCGGACAAAACCTATTCGGCCACGCTCGACAAGGTCGAACCGGCCCCCTCGTCGATCGAGGATGACGACGATATCGATACCGATAGCGCGATCTATTACGATGCCCTTTTCACCGTCGACAATCCCGACGGTCTGCTGCGGATCGGCATGTCGGCCAATGTCACGATCATCATTGACGAAGCCGATGACGCGCTGACCCTGCCGGTTTCCGCCCTGCCGCCAAAAGGGCCGGATGGCAAATACCGCGTGCAGGTCATTGGCGCGAATGACAAGCACGAGATGCGCGCGATCACGGTCGGGCTGGAGAACTCGACCACGGCGGCCATCACCGACGGCCTCTCCGAAGGTGACAAGGTCGTGCAGATGACCGCGCCCACCGGCCCGCCCCCTTCGGACAATTCGCAGCGGCGCGGCGGTCCTGGCGGTGGCCCGCCGATGATGGGCATGTGA